The sequence gtgagagagtgtgtgagagagtgtgtgagagagtgtgtgagagagtgtgtgagagagtgtgtgagagagcgtgtgtgagagcgtgtgtgagagcgtgtgtgagagcgtgtgtgagagcgtgtgtgagagcgtgtgtgagagcgtgtgtgagagtgtgtgtgtgtgagagtgtgtgtgtgtgagagtgtgtgtgtgtgagagtgtgtgtgtgtgagagtgagtgggtgtgtgtgtgctgcagatCATCAGTAACAtggtgctggtgtgtgtgtgtgtgtgtgtgtgtgtgtgtgtgtgtgtgcgcacagtTGATGGGGCTCGAGATAAGCACAGCCTATGGTGGTACAGGatcctccttcttctcttccATCCTGGTGATTGAGGAGCTAGCGAAGGTGGACCCGTCCATATCGGTGCTGTGTGACATCCAGAACACGCTGATCAACACACTGATGATCAAATTGGGCACCGAggagcagaaagaaaaatatcttCCTCGCCTCGCCACCGACACggtcagagcacagagacaCCATCCACACTGCAGCTATAAATATGATGACActtaggccacgcctccttcactgtaataGACACTTAGGTCACATCCACTTCAGTATAAGAcccagaggccatgcctccttcactgtaataGACATATAGGTCACATCCACTTCACTATaatagacacagaggccacacctccttcactataaTAGACACAGatgccacgccttcttcactatAATAGACAcggaggccacgccttcttcactataatagacacagaggccacacctccttcactataaTAGACACAGatgccacgccttcttcactataatagacacagaggccacgccttcttcactataatagacacagaggccatgcctccttcactataatagacacagaggccacacctccttcactataatagacacagaggccatgcctccttcactataatagacacagaggccatgcctccttcaatataatagacacagaggccacgcctccttcactataaTAGACACAGagaccatgcctccttcacttgGAACTTCACAGTAATTATACTGACCTACGTGTCCCTCAGTGACGCATGTTTcagattgcgtaggaaacccttccacaatcccactaaggaatgtgtcctagtttaatgggttagttttgaaaacacaagatcaactatcagagttaGTCTTACCtcgaacgcaggtgtccttcgaagtccctcggtcttctaacaaaggatcctcttcaagttcttctgtTGTTTGAAcctttagatgaaggagtcagacttagacctttttgtcttgtcaggatcctcacaatgggaggccttgtttttattaaaagtagtgtaatacagatagatgtgtgtaatatatgtaaagtaacataaaataaaattacaaataaaatctctttCAAATAAGCGAAcggtattagaataagtaaaagtaattaaaatgtaaagatgataacaaaccaagaaacattccccaagtgtaagcttgtgtttgttctataatgcacacacactaagCTTGCCTCTAGCTGAATGCACACTAATAACTAGTACTAAAACCCTTTTTCTACCATCTATTAGTACGATTCTTGACGTCTTTATGCTTctcaacaacatcttaatatatCTCAAAGCAAATAGCCATATATGGGTAAATATTTGCCGTCGCTTCCTGTGTGCGCTTAAGCCGTGGTTACATATTATAGAACCTTGTGGTTTCAGATCAAGctttcaattcattcattcattcatttcctaccgcttatccgaacttctcgggtcacggggagcctgtgtctatctcaggcgtcatcgggcatcgaggcaggatacaccctggacggagtgccaacccatcacaaggcacacacacacattctcattcactcacacactcacacacacactatggacaattttccagagatgccaatcaacctaccatgcatgtctttggaccgggggaggaaaccggagtacccggaggaaacccccgaggcacggggagaacatgcaaactccacacacacaaggtggaggcgggaatcaaacccccaaccctggaggtgtgaggcaaacgtgctaaccgctaagccaccgtgccccccccccctaaaGAAAACTTACCATTctataaaatggaaaagaaaacttcTAGCAAATTCTATAATCTTCTTTCAGCAAAAATGGGTCTTTATCCAACGGTCTAGGCAGCGTGTCTGTGCCCCCTGTTGTTAAACCAGCTTCCTTCTGGATCTCTTCTTCACAGTTTAATCAGATACATTCGATTTCTTTCTCATACAAAAGTTCCCCCGTTTCCTCTAGTTTGTTTCCCACAGCTTCCTTTTTCcttgctttctgtctttgtttttcctctttttcactttgtttctttattgaaTTGGATGAGTTTGTCACATAAGGATAATCAGATGCATGTGGTATGGCAGttactcctctctgtctgtctgtctgtctgtctgtctgtctaaataATAAAGGGAGAAAatgtgaccgtgtgtgtgtgtgtgtgtgttgctctgcaGGTCGGGAGTTTCTGTTTATCTGAGGCCGGCTCGGGGAGCGATGCTTTCTCTCTGAAGACCAGAGCAGAGAAACGTGGAGATCAATTCGTCATCAACGGATCAAAGATGTGGATCAGCAGTGCAGAGTACGCTGGAGTGTTCCTGGTCATGGCTAATGCTGATCCCTCagctgtgagacacacacacacacacacacacacacgcacaccatgGACACATGGACAATCATGACGGAAAACCTcagagacagcagtgtgtgtgtgtgtgtgtgtgtgtgtgtgtgtgtgtgtgtgacagggttACAGAGGGATCACCTGCTTCATTGTGGATCGCGACACTGAGGGGCTTCACATCGGCAAGAAGGAGAACAAACTGGGGCTGAGAGCCTCATCTACCTGTGCACTCACCTTCGATAACgtcacggtacacacacacacacacacacacacacacacacacacacacacacaggttgttGAGTAACAGCTGTATGTTGTGTTGTCTGTAGGTACCAGAGCAGAACATCCTGGGTGAAGTGGGACAGGGATATAAATACGCTATCGGGATGCTGAACGAAGGCCGGATCGGCATCGCAGCACAGGTACAGCGGCTCCTGTCACCTCCCACTCGCCTGTATGACCTCACTTCCTGTGTAAACAGGAAACTGCTGTGTTTCAGATGCTGGGTTTGGCTCAGGGATGTTTTGATCACACCGTTCCATACACAAAGCAGAGGGTCCAGTTCGGGAAACCCATCTTTAGTTtccaggtcacacacacacacacacacacacacacacacacatccacacatatacacacacacatacacacacacacacacacacatccacacatatacacatatacacacacacatccacacatatacacatatacacacacacatccacatatacacacacatccacatatacacacacatacacacatacacacacatccacatatacacacacacatacacacacatccacatatacacacacacatacacacacatccacatatacacacacacacatccacatatacacacacacacatacacacacacacatagttatATGTGTGactttgttgtgtgttttttagggGATGCAGCATCAGATTTCTCATGTTGGCACTCAGCTGGAGGCGGCGAGGCTGCTGACATACAACGCTGCGAGGCTGAGGGAGGCGGGGCGACCCTTCATTAAAGAGGCCTGCATGGCCAAGTACTTCTCCTcagaggtcacacacacacacacacacacacacacacacacacacacacacacacacacacacacacacacacacattcaattaCACTGTTATCAACATCAACTACAAGGAAAGAGAAAGTATGACAGAGTGAGACGGAAGGGAACAGGAATGAAGGGGGGGATTTACAGTGGGAAAGGAAAGGATAGAAAGAGAAACAGGGAAGAAAAGAGGGAAAAGTGAATGAGAGCGAAACAAGGAAAAAGGTCAGGAAATAGAATGACGGGGAAGGAACAAGAAGGAAACgtgagagaaaaatagagaaagcAAGTAGAAGGAAGAAGGGAAAGAAGaagggaaagaaggagagaCTACGTGGGAAAAAAAGGGAGTGTGAGATGGCATGAAAgagggaaggaagaaagaaagaaagtgagtgagtgggaaGGAAAGACGAgcataaaaaagagagaagtgaaaaggaaagaaacgaGTGAAGGAGATGAAgacagaagaggagagagagagagcgaaggaTGGAGTGATGAGTGACGTGTGTTGTGCAGGTTGCCACGTTAACCACGTCTAAGTGCATCGAGTGGATGGGAGGCGTCGGATTCACCAAGGACTATCCTATAGAGAAATACTACAGAGACTGTAAAGTAGGTGAGTGTGTAcaactatcacacacacacacacacacacactcagagtgaTCTGTCCACACACACGCTTCCAGAGTGACCTGTccccaaacacacccacacacacacagtgtcctgtccacagacacacacacacagtgtcctgtccacagacacacacacagtgtcctgtccacagacacacacacacagtgtcctgtccacagacacacacacacagtgtcctgtccacagacacacacacacagtgtcctgtccacagacacacacacacagtgtcctgtccacagacacacacacagtgtcctgtccgcagacacacacacacagtgtcctgtccgcagacacacacacacagtgtcctgtccgcagacacacacacacagtgtcctgtccgcagacacacacacagtgtcctgtccgcagacacacacacagtgtcctgtccgcagacacacacacagtgtcctgtccgcagacacacacacagtgtcctgtccgcagacacacacacagtgtcctgtccgcagacacacacacagtgtcctgtccgcagacacacacacagtgtcctgtccgcagacacacacacagtgtcctgtccgcagacacacacacagtgtcctgtccgcagacacacacacagtgtcctgtccgcagacacacacacagtgtcctgtccgcagacacacacacagtgtcctgtccgcagacaca is a genomic window of Tachysurus fulvidraco isolate hzauxx_2018 chromosome 8, HZAU_PFXX_2.0, whole genome shotgun sequence containing:
- the acadsb gene encoding short/branched chain specific acyl-CoA dehydrogenase, mitochondrial, yielding MAAPLFRFCGKASRQLTQPWASCRPFVRRFSAPAAGFPPLQTYTEEEAMMKETVKKFANERIAPFVSKMDEDSAMEPEVIRSLFEQGLMGLEISTAYGGTGSSFFSSILVIEELAKVDPSISVLCDIQNTLINTLMIKLGTEEQKEKYLPRLATDTVGSFCLSEAGSGSDAFSLKTRAEKRGDQFVINGSKMWISSAEYAGVFLVMANADPSAGYRGITCFIVDRDTEGLHIGKKENKLGLRASSTCALTFDNVTVPEQNILGEVGQGYKYAIGMLNEGRIGIAAQMLGLAQGCFDHTVPYTKQRVQFGKPIFSFQGMQHQISHVGTQLEAARLLTYNAARLREAGRPFIKEACMAKYFSSEVATLTTSKCIEWMGGVGFTKDYPIEKYYRDCKVGTIYEGTTNIQLSTIAKYIGQEYDY